A stretch of the Chelonia mydas isolate rCheMyd1 chromosome 5, rCheMyd1.pri.v2, whole genome shotgun sequence genome encodes the following:
- the SLC25A51 gene encoding mitochondrial nicotinamide adenine dinucleotide transporter SLC25A51, whose amino-acid sequence MRTRRGGAVGLGRRWPRRRVPGPAPVSGRERPWSRRGRGQHPYDERKSSMMDSEDLVLTSSKQDIAHHIVKVSSGKHYFCGYCAAFTNIAITFPIQKVLFRQQLYGVRIRDAVCQLQKDGIRNLYRGLLPPLMQKTTTLALMFGLYQDFSSLLQRHTNAPELVTCSVAAVLAGTTEALLTPFERVQTLLQDYKHHDRFTNTYQAFKVLKDYGIKEYYRGLVPILIRNGPSNVLFFGLRGPIKQCLPEATSYSAHLVNDFICGGLLGAMLGFLFFPMNVVKARMQSQIGGEFQSFPKVFMKIWLERDRKLTRLFRGAHLNYHRSIISWGIINATYEFLLKLL is encoded by the exons ATGCGCACGCGCAGAGGGGGGGCTGTCGGGCTGGGCCGGCGGTGGCCGAGGAGGAGGGTGCCGGGCCCGGCTCCTGTCAGCGGGCGCGAGCGGCCATGGAGCCGGCGCGG GAGAGGACAACACCCGTATGACGAAAGAAAGAGCAGTATGATGGATTCAGAAGATCTTGTCCTAACAAGTTCAAAGCAAGATATTGCTCATCACATTGTAAAAGTTAGCTCGGGTAAACATTATTTTTGTGGATATTGTGCAGCCTTCACCAATATAGCAATCACCTTTCCCATCCAGAAGGTCCTCTTTCGACAACAACTGTATGGAGTGAGAATAAGGGATGCAGTGTGTCAGTTACAGAAAGATGGAATCCGAAACCTGTACCGTGGACTCCTCCCTCCATTAATGCAGAAAACTACAACTCTTGCCCTGATGTTTGGCTTGTATCAGGatttctcctccctgctccaaaggCACACAAATGCACCTGAACTTGTGACTTGTAGTGTGGCAGCAGTGCTTGCAGGAACCACAGAAGCTCTTCTTACACCTTTTGAGCGGGTCCAGACTTTGCTTCAGGACTACAAACATCATGACAGATTTACAAACACTTACCAGGCTTTCAAGGTGCTAAAAGACTATGGAATTAAAGAATATTATCGGGGTTTGGTACCTATTCTGATCCGAAATGGACCGAGTAATGTACTCTTTTTTGGTCTGCGAGGACCCATCAAGCAGTGTCTGCCCGAAGCAACTTCTTATAGTGCTCATTTGGTCAATGACTTTATCTGTGGAGGGCTGTTGGGTGCCATGTTGGGATTCTTGTTTTTCCCAATGAATGTTGTAAAAGCTCGCATGCAATCTCAAATTGGTGGGGAATTTCAGTCTTTTCCAAAAGTTTTCATGAAGATTTGGCTGGAACGTGATAGAAAACTGACACGTCTTTTCAGAGGAGCTCATCTGAATTACCATCGCTCTATTATATCCTGGGGCATAATCAATGCAACATATGAATTCTTGCTTAAGTTATTATGA